From the Fibrobacter sp. genome, one window contains:
- a CDS encoding DUF374 domain-containing protein — protein sequence MFDGFKAKMGSFLVSLWLRSLRVRLETPEEFGPGILGTWHRDLLASCAAFKDMGVHAFVSQSKDGDFFSATAKRLGYVVTRGSDSHGALNVRHLLESLKSGQFAGMALDGPHGPAGIVKPGSLWLSRKSGRPLWEIQVQYGRHFTLHTWDRFIIPLPMSTIVVRIKYFCHKQEENVP from the coding sequence ATGTTTGACGGATTCAAGGCGAAAATGGGCTCTTTTTTGGTGAGCCTCTGGCTAAGGAGTCTCAGGGTTCGCCTGGAGACCCCCGAGGAGTTCGGTCCGGGCATTCTTGGAACTTGGCACAGGGATCTGCTTGCCAGCTGCGCCGCTTTCAAGGACATGGGGGTCCACGCTTTTGTTTCCCAGTCCAAGGATGGGGATTTCTTTAGCGCTACCGCCAAACGACTAGGGTATGTTGTCACAAGGGGGTCTGACAGCCACGGGGCCCTCAACGTGCGTCACCTGCTGGAATCTTTAAAGTCGGGACAGTTTGCAGGCATGGCTCTGGACGGCCCGCACGGCCCAGCAGGGATTGTAAAGCCTGGATCCCTTTGGCTGTCAAGGAAATCGGGACGGCCGTTGTGGGAAATCCAGGTGCAGTACGGCCGGCATTTCACCTTGCATACTTGGGACAGGTTTATAATTCCCTTGCCTATGTCAACAATTGTCGTGAGAATTA